The Mesorhizobium sp. AR02 genomic interval AGTCCCTGCAAAGCGTCCTTCCAGAGATTGAGCGCGGCCTCTTCACGCCGGCGGATGCCGGCATGGTCGCGCTTCTCCCAGGCTTCCAGCGCGGCCATGGTGCCGGCGATGCTTTCCTTGCCGACCTTCATGGCGCGCGCGACGCCGCGGTTCTGCAGATAGGCTGATCGCACCAGGTCCTTGCGGCCGGTGACGATGCCGCTGGTCGGTCCACTCAGGAATTTGTGGCCGCTGTAGATGACGACGTCGGCGCCGCGCGCCAGGAAACCGCGCAAATCGTATTCGGACGCGGCATCGACGATCACCGGCACGCCTTTGGCGTGGCAGATCTCGCAGAATTCCTCCAGCGACAGCATGCCGTACTGCACGGTGTGGTGGGCAACGACGTAGAGGCCGGCCGCCGTGCGGTCGTTGATCGCTTCGCGCACATGATAGTCCTGCGTCACGCTGACCGTGCCGGCAGGCACCACCTTGGCGCCGGCGAGACGGACCGACTGGTCGATCGGCGCACCATAATTGACGATGTGGCCAAGCTGGATGACGACCTCCGACTTGAGGTCGCCGGTATCGTCAGGCAAGCGCTCGATGGCGAGCAGGTTGGTTCCCGTCATCGCTCCGGCGATCGCCATGGTGATGCCGCTGGCGCAGCAGGCGGTGATGAAACCGGCCTCGCCGCCGGTGAGGCGCGCGACGACCGTGCTTGCGGCGCGCTGCAGGTCGTCCATCTCCACCCATTGCGAGGCCATTTCGGCCATGGCGCTGATCGCCTCCGGGACGATGATCGACGCGCCGAGCGCGGTCATGGTGCCGGAGACATTGATGATCGGTCGCAAGCCCAGCCGTTCGCGGATGGTGGTGTTGGAGCCGGTATCGGAATAGGTTTTCATGTCAGCAGATCCCGTGGGTGGCAGGTCAGGCGGCGATTTCGACGACCGCTTCGATTTCGACGGTGATGTTTCCAGGCAGCGAGCCGACGCCGATCGCCGAGCGGGCGTGGCCGCCGATCTTGTCGAAGACATCGGCGAAAAGATCGGAACAGCCGTTCACCACTTTCGGGTGGTCGCTGAAGGTCGGCGTCGCATTGACGAAGCCGAGCAGCTTGACGACGCGCACGATGCGGCCGAGATCGCCGGCGGCGGCATGCATGACGGCAAGCAGGTTGAGCCCGGTCAGGCGCGCGTGCTCATAGGCCTGCTCGACCGTGACATCCTCGCCGACCTTGCCGGTGCAGAGCGTGCCGTCGGCGCGCAGTGGTCCCTGGCCGGACAGGAAAATCAGCCGGCCGCTCTCGGCGTGGGTGACGAAATTGGCGATGGGCGTCGGCGGCTCGGGCAGCGTCAGGCCGAGTTCGGCGAGCCGGATGTAAGGCGTCATGGAATCAGGCTCCTTGGGACGGTGTTGGCCGTCCAATGTCAGAAATGCGAGGCGCGGAAGCGCGCCAGGAAGGTGCGGAGGCGTTCATTGCTGGTCTCTGCCGCGAGGATCTCCTTGGGCGGGCCGACGGCGCTGACGCCGCCATCGGCCATGAAGACGATGCGGCTCGAAGCGTCGCGGGCAAAGGCCATTTCATGCGTCACCATCAGCATGGTCATGCCGTCCTCGGCGAGGCTGCGCACCACGGCAAGCACCTCGCCGACCAGTTCGGGGTCGAGCGCCGAAGTGATCTCGTCGAGCAAAAGGATTTTCGGCTCCATCGCCACGGCGCGCGCGATGCCGACGCGCTGCTGCTGGCCGCCGGAGAGTTCGGCCGGCAGGCTGTCGGCCTTGTGGGCGAGCCCGACGCGGCCGAGCCAGTGTTCAGCGACCTGTCGCGCCTCGGCCTCGCTCTTTCCCCGCACCTTGGTCAAGCCGAGCATGATGTTGCCGGCCGCCGTCAGGTGCGGAAACAGGTTGAAGCTCTGGAACACCATGCCGGTCTCGGCACGCATGCTGGCCAAGTCGCGCTCGCTGCGGCGCTGGCGCGTTCCAGCCTCGCGGTAGCCGACCTCCTTGCCGTCGATGCGGATCGAGCCGCTGTCGTAGCTTTCGAGGAAGTTGACGCAGCGCAGCAGTGTGGTCTTGCCGCTGCCCGAGGGGCCGATGACGGTGACCACCTCGCCACGCTTGACCTGAAGGCTGACAGAGCGCAGCACATCGACCGCACCGAAGGCCTTGGAGACATCGCGCACGTCGAGCAGCGCGGGACTGGCATTTGCAGCGTCGGACATCATGCTATTCCCGAATGAAGGAGAAACGCCGCTCGAGCCGCCGGCTGGCGAGCGAGAGCGCGTAGTTGACCGCGAAATAGATGAGCGCGCCGAGGATATAGAGCGGCATCGCCTCATAGGTGCGGCCGATGACCTGATTGATGGCCTGCATCAAATCGGTGATGCCGAGCAGCGACACCAGTGCGCTGCCCTTGACCGCATCGGTGACGCCGTTGATCCAGGGCGGCAGGAAGCGCCTGAAGGCCTGCGGGAAGATGACGTAGGTCAACCGCTGGCGGAAGGTCAGCCCGATCGCCATCGCGGCTTCGGACTGGCCTTTCGGGATCGAGGCGACCGCGCCCCTGAGATATTCGATGACCTGAGCCGTCTTGAACAGGGTCAGCGCCAGCACGGCGGCCCAGAACGACGGCAGATGTAGCCCGATGGCGGGCAGGCCGTAATAGACGAAGAACATCAAGACCAGGATCGGAATGCCACGGATGGTGTCGCTGAAGATGCGCACCGCCCAGCGCAACGGCGCGGGGCCATAAACCAGGCCGACACCCAGCAGGACGCCGGCGATGAGCGACAGGGTGACGACCAGAAGCGACACCCACAGGGTCAGGGCAAAGCCTTTGGCGAGGAAGGGCAGAGCGTAGAGGATCTGGCTCAGCATGTCAGCGCGCCGCCCTGAACCGGCGCTCGACGAGCCTGAGCCCGAACAGCAATGCGTAGCCGGTCATGAGATACATCGCCGTCGTCACCAGATAGACCTCGACGATGCGGAAGGTGTTGAAGTTGATCCACTGGGCGCCGAAGGTGAGCTCCGGCACCGAGATGACCGAGGCGATCGACGTGTCCTTGAACAGCGAGATGAAGGTGTTGGACAGCGCCGGCAGCGTGATGCGCAGCATGGTCGGCAGGCGCACGTGGATCAGCCTTTGCCAAGGCGTCAGGCCGATTGCCTTGCCGGCATCGAGCTGGCCGCGCGGGACGGCCTCGAGGCCCGAGCGAAACACCTCGACCAGATAGGCGCCGCTATAGACCGACAGCGTCAGGACGAACGATGTCGGTGCGCTGTAGGCCAGGTCGACCACGGTCGGCAGGCCGTAGAAGACGAGATAGACCAGCAGGATCAGCGGCACGTTGCGGATGAATTCGACATAGGCGGCGATCACTGCCCGCACGACGCGTCCGGCCGAGACGTACCAGACCGCGAGCAGCAGGCCGATGACGACGCCGATGGCGATCGAGATCACGGCAAGCTCGAGGCTGAGCAGCAAGCCGCCCCACAGCTTGTCGAAATGCCGCCAGATCAGATTGAAATTGAGGGCATAGCCCATACGTCCGCCTCGGTGTGAAGGGCGTCGAGTCGATTGCGGAAGGGCGAGAATGACGCCCTTCCGCATCCGGGATCAGATGACCGGGAAGCCGGGGTGGCGCGCCGGCGGCTCCTGGCCGAAATAATCCTTGAAGGCGGCATCGTAGAGCGCCGATTCATGGCCGAACATGGCGATGGTGAAGGTCTGGTTGACGAAGGTCAGCCAGTCGAGATCGCCTTGCCGCAATGCCGCGCCGTAGAGCATCGAATACCAGCTCTTGCCGGCATCGAAATATTTGTCCGGATTGCGCGAGGCGAGCCAGCGCACGGTGGAGAGATCGACCGCGGCAGCGTCGGCGCGCTTGGATTCCAGCGCTTGCAGCACGTTGGCCTGGGTGTCGATCTGCAGCACTTGCGCCTGCGGCAAGGCGTAGTGGACGGAGCTTTCGGCATCGACATTCTGCAGGATGGAGATGCGCGTCGCCGCGCCACCGGCAAGCAGCTTGTCGAAGGTCTTGTTCTCAGCGGTGGGCAGTGTCAGCAGCGCAACGCCTTCGACGTAGTACGGCCGGGTGAAGTTGATCAGCTGCGAGCGCTGCGCCGTCATCGTCATGAACTGGATGGTGATGTCGACCTTGTTGGTGGTGACGTTGGGAATGCGCTGCGCCGGGTCCTGCATGACGAACTCGACCTTGGTCGGATCATCGAACAGGCCCTTGGCCAGGATGCGCCCCATGGTGATGTCCATGCCGACCAGTTCGCCGGCATCATTCTCGAAATGCCAGGGCGCGTTGGTGCTGCCGGTGCCGACGATCAGTTTGCCGCGGTCTAGCACGGTGCGCAGCAGGCTGTCGGATGCGGCCTGGGCAGCGGCCTTCTGGGCATCGACGGTTGCCAGCACGCCGGCGGTGGCCAGTCCCGCCATTCCCAATTTCAGAAAATCACGTCTTCCGGATGTGTCGTTCACGGCGACCTCCTTTCGTGTTGTGTTCCCCTATGCACAGGCAATACACGCGGCGTTGATCATGAGAAGATTGTCTCTTACAAGAGACGCATGTATCCTGTACAAGACAGATACTAGCACCAGGAATCGACAATGCAAGATGGCAATGCCTTGGCAGTTTCAGCCGACGAAAAGACGACGGCTTCCCGCGAGAAGGGGCTCAACCGGGTGCTCGAGATCCTGGACTTTCTGCACACGACGCAGCGGGCGATCGGCATTGGCGACCTTGCCAAGGGGGTGAACGCCCCGCGTTCGACGACCTACACGCTGGTGCGGTCGCTGGTGGACGCCGGCCTGCTGGAAATGGCGGGCGACGGCAACCGCGTCTATTTCGGCAAGAAGCTCTATCTCTATGGAATGGATTATGTGCGCGGCAACGACCTGTTGCGGCGCGGGCGCCAGGAGGTCGACAATCTGTCGCGCGAGACCGGCGAGACGTCGGAATTGTGCATGCTGCAGAGCGGCCGCTACACCATCGTCCACGCAAGCCCGGGCACCAGGCCGTTCCGTATCAGCTCCGCCACCGGTCTGCAGATACCGCTGCCCTGGACGGCCTCCGGGCGGTTGCTGCTGGCTGGACTTGAGAAGGCTGAGGTCGAAGCCATGGTGTCGGATGACGATCTCGTGCTGCCTGATGGCCGCAAGCTCAGGCTCGACGATTTCATCGCCGACATCGCCAAGGCGCGGATTACCGGCTACTGCGTGACCTCGGGCCTGGTCGATGCCTATACGAAATGTCTTGCCGTGCCGGTCTTTTCAGCGCCGGGCAAGGTCGAGGCGACGATGTGCCTGGTGGTTCCCATCGACACCTCCGACGAGCGGACCGGCAGTCTCATCGGCCTGCTGCGTGATCGCGCGGCCAGGCTTTCGATCGGTGGATAGCGAAACGTGACGGCGAGCGCGTGGCGCCCGCGGTTCAGGCGATGATGTCGGGGATGATCTTGTCTTCCAACGCCATCAGCCGGTCCTTGAGCACCAGCTTCTTCTTCTTCATGCGCTGGATCTGCAGGGGATCGCAATTGGTGGCGATCATCGCGTTGATCGCCGCATCGAAATCGGCGTGTTCCTGCTTCAGCCGGGAAAATTCGAGGCGAATATCGGCCTGTTCCTGATCGGACATTCTCTACCGTCTGCACGTCTGCGGCGCCCAAAAGCTGGGCCTGATTGGGCGGGGGCGGCAATTTCTGCCACCGGCGCGCAGCCCATATCACATTTCACATTGTCGTGGAATGCTACCACGCAGCATTCGACATCGCAGTCGGAAGGTGGCAAAGTGTCATTGTGCCGTCACAGAAGCGAGCCTGCGGTGGACGCGCCTTGACGGCTGCAATCGAGGAAACCATGAAAGGGAGAACCAATCATGTCTCTTGCTTCCCATCTTGATGAGTTGCAGCGGAAACACGGCGACATCGAACGTGAAATCGATGACGCGATGAACCACCCGTCGGTGGACGACCTCGAAATCGTGAATCTCAAGCGACGCAAGCTGGCACTCAAGGATGCGATTGAGAAACTGAAAGCGCAACCGACCACGCATTGATGCCCGACTGACATAGCCGCTCACTATGCGGTCTTCCTTGCCGGCGGCAATC includes:
- a CDS encoding amino acid ABC transporter permease produces the protein MGYALNFNLIWRHFDKLWGGLLLSLELAVISIAIGVVIGLLLAVWYVSAGRVVRAVIAAYVEFIRNVPLILLVYLVFYGLPTVVDLAYSAPTSFVLTLSVYSGAYLVEVFRSGLEAVPRGQLDAGKAIGLTPWQRLIHVRLPTMLRITLPALSNTFISLFKDTSIASVISVPELTFGAQWINFNTFRIVEVYLVTTAMYLMTGYALLFGLRLVERRFRAAR
- a CDS encoding RidA family protein produces the protein MTPYIRLAELGLTLPEPPTPIANFVTHAESGRLIFLSGQGPLRADGTLCTGKVGEDVTVEQAYEHARLTGLNLLAVMHAAAGDLGRIVRVVKLLGFVNATPTFSDHPKVVNGCSDLFADVFDKIGGHARSAIGVGSLPGNITVEIEAVVEIAA
- a CDS encoding YdcH family protein, which gives rise to MSDQEQADIRLEFSRLKQEHADFDAAINAMIATNCDPLQIQRMKKKKLVLKDRLMALEDKIIPDIIA
- a CDS encoding IclR family transcriptional regulator; translated protein: MQDGNALAVSADEKTTASREKGLNRVLEILDFLHTTQRAIGIGDLAKGVNAPRSTTYTLVRSLVDAGLLEMAGDGNRVYFGKKLYLYGMDYVRGNDLLRRGRQEVDNLSRETGETSELCMLQSGRYTIVHASPGTRPFRISSATGLQIPLPWTASGRLLLAGLEKAEVEAMVSDDDLVLPDGRKLRLDDFIADIAKARITGYCVTSGLVDAYTKCLAVPVFSAPGKVEATMCLVVPIDTSDERTGSLIGLLRDRAARLSIGG
- a CDS encoding amino acid ABC transporter ATP-binding protein, translating into MSDAANASPALLDVRDVSKAFGAVDVLRSVSLQVKRGEVVTVIGPSGSGKTTLLRCVNFLESYDSGSIRIDGKEVGYREAGTRQRRSERDLASMRAETGMVFQSFNLFPHLTAAGNIMLGLTKVRGKSEAEARQVAEHWLGRVGLAHKADSLPAELSGGQQQRVGIARAVAMEPKILLLDEITSALDPELVGEVLAVVRSLAEDGMTMLMVTHEMAFARDASSRIVFMADGGVSAVGPPKEILAAETSNERLRTFLARFRASHF
- a CDS encoding amino acid ABC transporter permease → MLSQILYALPFLAKGFALTLWVSLLVVTLSLIAGVLLGVGLVYGPAPLRWAVRIFSDTIRGIPILVLMFFVYYGLPAIGLHLPSFWAAVLALTLFKTAQVIEYLRGAVASIPKGQSEAAMAIGLTFRQRLTYVIFPQAFRRFLPPWINGVTDAVKGSALVSLLGITDLMQAINQVIGRTYEAMPLYILGALIYFAVNYALSLASRRLERRFSFIRE
- a CDS encoding aminotransferase class V-fold PLP-dependent enzyme, with the protein product MKTYSDTGSNTTIRERLGLRPIINVSGTMTALGASIIVPEAISAMAEMASQWVEMDDLQRAASTVVARLTGGEAGFITACCASGITMAIAGAMTGTNLLAIERLPDDTGDLKSEVVIQLGHIVNYGAPIDQSVRLAGAKVVPAGTVSVTQDYHVREAINDRTAAGLYVVAHHTVQYGMLSLEEFCEICHAKGVPVIVDAASEYDLRGFLARGADVVIYSGHKFLSGPTSGIVTGRKDLVRSAYLQNRGVARAMKVGKESIAGTMAALEAWEKRDHAGIRRREEAALNLWKDALQGLPGIFAKIIPDPTANPLDRLQIFVSPESRFSAAGLASALAAGTPPIIVRNHEVERCHFFLDPCNLHPGEAEIVAERLRAILTAKDRPADAMKAARKDSSGVLRWPD
- a CDS encoding YdcH family protein, with the translated sequence MSLASHLDELQRKHGDIEREIDDAMNHPSVDDLEIVNLKRRKLALKDAIEKLKAQPTTH
- a CDS encoding transporter substrate-binding domain-containing protein, with the translated sequence MAGLATAGVLATVDAQKAAAQAASDSLLRTVLDRGKLIVGTGSTNAPWHFENDAGELVGMDITMGRILAKGLFDDPTKVEFVMQDPAQRIPNVTTNKVDITIQFMTMTAQRSQLINFTRPYYVEGVALLTLPTAENKTFDKLLAGGAATRISILQNVDAESSVHYALPQAQVLQIDTQANVLQALESKRADAAAVDLSTVRWLASRNPDKYFDAGKSWYSMLYGAALRQGDLDWLTFVNQTFTIAMFGHESALYDAAFKDYFGQEPPARHPGFPVI